Proteins from one Staphylococcus saprophyticus subsp. saprophyticus ATCC 15305 = NCTC 7292 genomic window:
- a CDS encoding phosphomevalonate kinase — protein MIQVKAPGKLYIAGEYAVTEPGYKSVLIAVDRFVTASIEDSNAPQGTIHSKTLHHDPVTFQRREDQIVVSDVHAAKQLKYVITAIEVFEQYVRSNHISLKHFNLTIDSNLDDANGHKYGLGSSAAVLVSVVKVLNEFYETHLSNLYIYKLAVIANMKLQSLSSCGDIAVSIYTGWLAYSTFDHEWVSQQIEDTSVNEVLNKNWPGLHIEPLQPPENMEVLIGWTGSPASSHHLVSEVKRLKSDPTFYGKFLERSHLCVEKLIHAFKTNHIKGVQQMIRTNREIIQSMDKEATIDIETAHLKVLCSVAEKYGGAAKTSGAGGGDCGITIINSDVNKKLIYQEWLENEVKPLEFNIYHGQ, from the coding sequence ATGATTCAAGTAAAAGCACCAGGTAAACTCTATATTGCAGGTGAATATGCAGTTACTGAACCAGGATATAAATCCGTATTAATTGCGGTTGATCGATTTGTAACTGCTTCAATTGAAGACTCAAATGCCCCTCAAGGTACCATACATTCTAAAACACTACATCATGATCCAGTGACTTTTCAAAGAAGAGAAGATCAAATCGTCGTATCCGATGTACATGCGGCGAAACAACTTAAATATGTCATTACAGCAATTGAAGTATTTGAACAATATGTGCGCAGTAACCATATCAGTTTAAAACATTTCAATTTAACGATTGATAGTAATTTAGATGACGCAAATGGCCATAAATACGGGTTAGGTTCAAGTGCAGCCGTGCTTGTTTCTGTAGTTAAAGTTTTGAATGAGTTTTATGAAACGCATTTATCAAATCTTTATATTTATAAACTAGCGGTAATCGCGAATATGAAATTGCAGAGTTTAAGTTCATGTGGTGACATCGCTGTTAGTATTTACACTGGTTGGTTAGCGTACAGTACATTTGATCATGAGTGGGTCTCTCAACAAATTGAAGATACATCTGTTAATGAAGTATTGAATAAAAACTGGCCAGGTCTGCATATTGAACCGTTGCAACCACCAGAAAATATGGAAGTATTGATTGGTTGGACAGGATCTCCTGCATCGTCTCATCATTTAGTGAGTGAAGTGAAACGCTTGAAGTCAGATCCAACGTTTTATGGTAAGTTTTTAGAACGTTCCCACCTATGTGTTGAAAAGTTGATTCATGCTTTTAAAACAAACCACATTAAAGGTGTACAACAAATGATTCGTACCAATCGCGAAATTATTCAATCTATGGATAAAGAAGCTACGATAGATATAGAAACGGCACATCTCAAAGTGTTGTGTTCTGTAGCAGAAAAATATGGCGGTGCTGCTAAAACCTCTGGTGCAGGTGGCGGTGACTGTGGTATTACGATTATAAATAGTGATGTTAATAAGAAATTGATATATCAAGAATGGTTAGAGAATGAAGTGAAACCATTAGAATTTAATATTTATCATGGTCAATAA
- the mvaD gene encoding diphosphomevalonate decarboxylase, translating into MVNSGKARAHTNIALIKYWGKADETYIIPMNNSLSVALERFYTETKVTFDESYTKDTLILNGETVTASESAKISRFMDIVRATSGTTMFAYIESDNHVPTAAGLASSASAYAALAAACDKALNLGLTGKGLSRLARRGSGSASRSIYGGFVEWEKGHDDESSYSFPIEADHWEQELAMIFVVINNKTKKVSSRAGMSHTRDTSRFYQYWLNHVDEDIASVKHAIERKDFMQMGEVIEANGLRMHATNLGAQPPFTYMVEDSYLAMDIVDQCRKAGYPCYFTMDAGPNVKILVEKKNQQAVIDALHKSFDKDQIIASDIISTGVEIIE; encoded by the coding sequence TTGGTGAATAGTGGTAAGGCACGTGCACATACAAATATTGCACTGATTAAGTATTGGGGAAAGGCTGACGAAACATATATTATTCCAATGAATAATAGTTTATCTGTTGCGTTAGAACGCTTTTATACTGAAACGAAAGTTACGTTTGATGAGAGCTATACGAAAGATACACTTATACTAAATGGTGAAACAGTTACTGCAAGTGAATCAGCTAAAATTAGTCGTTTTATGGATATTGTTAGAGCGACATCAGGCACAACAATGTTTGCATATATAGAGAGCGACAATCATGTTCCGACTGCTGCTGGTTTAGCATCATCAGCAAGTGCGTATGCCGCATTAGCAGCTGCTTGTGACAAGGCTTTAAACCTTGGATTAACGGGTAAAGGATTATCTAGGTTAGCACGTAGAGGCTCTGGGTCAGCATCAAGAAGCATCTACGGTGGCTTTGTAGAATGGGAAAAAGGGCATGATGATGAATCATCGTACAGTTTTCCCATTGAAGCAGATCATTGGGAACAAGAGTTGGCAATGATTTTTGTAGTTATTAATAATAAAACAAAAAAAGTATCGAGTCGTGCCGGTATGTCACATACACGTGATACATCTCGCTTTTATCAATATTGGTTAAATCATGTAGATGAAGACATAGCGTCAGTTAAGCATGCGATTGAGCGAAAAGACTTTATGCAAATGGGTGAAGTCATTGAAGCTAATGGTTTACGTATGCATGCTACCAATTTAGGTGCACAACCTCCATTTACTTATATGGTTGAGGATAGCTATCTTGCGATGGATATTGTTGATCAGTGTAGAAAAGCTGGTTATCCATGTTATTTTACAATGGATGCAGGACCTAATGTGAAAATTTTAGTAGAAAAGAAAAATCAACAAGCAGTTATTGATGCTCTACATAAATCTTTTGATAAAGATCAAATTATTGCAAGTGACATTATAAGTACAGGCGTTGAAATTATTGAGTAA